In the Brettanomyces nanus chromosome 1, complete sequence genome, AGATCGGCATAACGGAGTGAAGAACTAATTCAGGAGAGAGAGATGCCAAGGCAGCGATCACTAGGAGTAACTTGTTCTGCACCTGTGGAGAATCGGACGATCTAATAGAGGACACAATAATGTCCGCCCTAATAGCAGAGGTATTATCAATAGATAGTTGTGATTCCTTCATGGTATTGATAACATTCAACATACACGAAGCCAAAGTTTCCTGTGAGTATAGAACTGGAAGCTTTCCGTCCATACTCAAAGtttcaagatcatccaagatggtgaaaagaaacttcaacaagtcGAGAGAAGGCTTAAAGGTTTGCTTGGAGCtgaagaaaaatagaaGGTCCAAAAGAATAGTAACTTTCCTCAAGTGTAGGTTAGCCAAGCTGGAAACCTCCGTCTCCTTCATAGCCTGTCTAGCTGAAGCGGAGgaccttcttcttctctttggtaCATTATTCTGCGGCTGTGATGAAGACGTGCCCACGACAGATCCTTTTAGCAACTGAACAAATATAGCATCTGACAACTGAAGATTTTCAAGCAACTCTAGAGGGTCGTATTTCACAGCAGAATCATCCTTCAAGCCATCCTCTAATAGATAGCTGATAATTCGTATTTGGTGCTCGAATTTCAATGTAGGGAAAATCTGAACAAGCCTGTGCTGAGATACAGATGCCAAATGTTCAAATGGAGAAAccaaagcttcttcaagaagagtAAGGGCTGACAGattattttccttttcacgCACCAGTTCTATAATCTGCAATTCAAAGACATCAAAGTCAGACGAAGTTACTTCacacttttctttccattgaGATCTTTCCTTTAGATAGCTGGACAGCAAATCTGAAAACAATTCAGAAGGACTGGAAGCACCTTTAAGAGATAAACAACCCGCGGAAGTGATCTTGAGCAATTTGGCCTTGATATCAGGCACGTCAACTATAGTGGTATGCGATGCAAAAAAGGCCAAAACCATTTGAGCTAACTTCTTACTACCTATTATACTGTGGAAGGATTGAAGCAATGATTCCGCATCCAACTTGAATAGCTGCTTATTAATCAGCAATTTGGAGATAAAAATGGAGCCGTCCTTTGGGGAGATCATGGCCACGTTAGCAGAACCATACATATGTTCGAGTAGTATTCTCTTAGCATTCGATTTCGGTCTGGAGTGTATAACCTCAAGAACATCGACAGCTTGAGATCTCATCTTAGGGTTAGGATCCAAGAAAAGGGTACATAAGACAGGCAAAATCGAGTAAACAAAAACAGTCGGGTCCAAGCCctcaatcaatttcttgagcTGTCCTAAAGAGTTGATTCTTCCCCTAATCGGGATCTGAGATCCAGAAGCGACACGGAGCAAGAATGAAATACGCTGATCGacatctttgaaggatgtATCCAAAAACAAGCCTTCGGATTGGACTTGAATGGATCTAAGGTAAATGCTTTGTAAATCATGGAACGAAGTATTAATTACGCTATCAGATGATAAGAAAGTGGCAACATCGGTCTTATGATCCTCAAATAGGCTAAGTAGGTCCACATCAGACTCAGTTTCATCATCTATGCTGACCGTAACACTATCTCCGCTATCCTGCTGGCTTAGGTCTTCAATGTCTTCCACCAGGAGAAGAGTGGATTGAACCAGCATCTCCAAATTCTCAACCGACATTTTGGACTGATTGAGGACTGACAAGAACTGTTGCTTATCCTGATCTATtaaaaacttcaaaaaagacaCGAATTCCTGTCCGCCACTGGAAGAATCCCGCACATGCGTAATGATATCGGTTTCCAACAATTGTAGTTGCTTTTTGGTGAAGTGGAAGTCGAATCTCAACGAGTCAAACACAGAAGATTCAATACTCTTCCCAGCAATAATTAAGGCCCGTAAATAGGAGGTAACAAACTTGTTGCTGTAACGGGTGAACCTAATCAAGTGTAAATAGTCTGAACCAGGCGAGAGAAGCTCTTTAGGAAGTCCATTAACAGTGGATGACCGAAGTGGAGCTAGTGAATCTGACTGGATATTCTGATACAATTTGAGGATGCAGCGGAAGGAGGCAATGGAAAGATCTCCGTCAAAAGATAATATAATTGTGTCTATTGAGGCCATGATAACTTCTCTTGACAAGGGAACTGCAGAAGACACCGCCGACAATATAGTGAAAGCACTGACACAGCTCTCCTGATCCTTAGAGACCATTAAAGTACTAGTGGACTCCAAAGacaaagaaataaaatcagCTAGATGATCAGAATTACTCGAAGCTAGCGAAGCCAAACCGGACACAGTCATGACAACGAAAAAAACAAGTTGCTTTCTGTATTGGTTGTGATGGGCCACCTCCTGGTTGATGAACTTTGAAtaaagattgaagaaatcaatgtcGCTGAATGACCTTGTGATTGTGGTTCTGGCAGGACACCTTTGGGCTTTTTTGAAGCCGGAAAGCCATTGAAATATCATTGGTAGCTTCGGAATCACATaaagaattctttcaaagattgGCTGATCAAAATAAGGTAAAGCAGTCAAAAGCAAAAACTCCGAATTGTATACATTCATGCTAAAACGTCTCAAAGGCCATTCTGCAGCCTTAACTGAAATAGCGAGATGCCAGTAGGGTGCAAGGAGCGATAAAAACACATTGATGGTCTTATCTATATTCTTATTTTGTTCCTTTGTTTGGGTCAGCCGATCAATGCTCACAGACAAGTCACTGAAAATAGTATCCCTAAATCTAGAGAATCTCTTATCAAGTGTCTGCAATTTCTGAAGGGCTTCCAAAGACTCCGCAAAGATTGATTCATAATCCTGCGTAGCAGCATAATGTGGATCATATAGGAATGAGATCGAATGAAGCTCGGATCTTCTATTTCTGTCCAACGCAACATCATGAGCTTCTTGAGATATATGTGCCAACTGATCTGCTAACGACATACTTGAAAGCTGTTTGAATTTATGACAAACAACACACTGCTACAATTGAATGAAGAAATTAACACTGGTcctgaaaattttcaattttttttttttcaattttttcaatttttctttcttttttttcacttttggCTTGAGAGATTTCATCAGTATTCTCGAGATCTCTACAATATGACCCTTTCTGGCtagcaaaaaaaagaaagctaAGAGTTTATTCACTTAAATATACAAGTATGCGGACTATCtatcaaatttgaattgTTCGTTGGCGGAACACCACAGCTCCCTGCTCAGTTGGGAACCAGCAACCAACGAGAATTCTCCTTCAGCCCCAAGATATCTTGATGAGAGATTCTGACCTGTATTAGTGACGGTCCCTAgattttttctctctcctAATGTAGATTTCGAATATCGTTCAATTGCCTCCATCACTGGCATTTTGCTGAACATAACCATATTCCGAAGATTCTTAGTGATTTCTTCGTAAATATTTCTTCTAGTAATACCTACTTTTGACCAGATTGCGAGGAGTTGGGAGTTCTTAACGCTTAGGGAATACTCTTTTGATTCTTGGACAAGAGATTCAATGGAATCTTCTAGCACAGACTCTTTGCCTTGGCTGCTTGAATCATCAGCGGTAGCATATCTGAGCCAGGCATCACCGGCATCTCGATTCGTATCTATCATATCCTTGATAGCTAGTTGACGTTGTTGAGTTCGCATTGGCACAGGCTCAACGTCTGTAGCCGAGCTTACCGAAACACCGCGATTAATATGAAGATCCAGAGTCAATTCATCGTCACCAATAATATTGATCtctctttcatcatcatcgctTTCGGCATCACTTGAAACCGAGTCTGCAGCAGATAAAGCTAACGACATCGAGGATTCATCGGTCCCGGTTCTGTGGGTAAGTGGAACATTCAAGGATAAATTATCAGTTCCAGAGGAGTGCTCTTTGGTAGAGTCTACGCCATTTTGGTGACCAACCTGCGCAATTAAAGTATCATGCGGCACCGAGCCTTGATAATAGTTGATCTTCGAAACTGACGATGCAAATGCTGGATTATTagattcttcaacaccGGAAATCAGTATGGACTTTCTATGCTCTATGTTTTGCCCAATGTCCTTGAGCATTACACCATTGGTGATGACTATAGGATTCTGCGAATTAGAGCTTCTTTCAGATTTCTTGGTTATTTTGGAACTCCCTTGATCTATAAGCGAGAGTGACGGTGAGAGTTTATACGGAAATGGCTTGTTAGAAATTGTGGAATCAAATATGTAGGCTCTCATAGAAGGGGTCATTGTCTGCGGGACTTTAGTTTCATCGTATGGGTTGGTGAATCTAGTACCTTTCTCTGGATATTTATGGTTAGAGTCATACATATCCATCAATACAGATATACTATGCCTTTTACTTTGATTCAGAGGTAACGAATCCGTGTTACAGTCCTCAGAACTCAagggagaaaaaaaagcgGAGGATTGCCTCTTCAGTGGATGATCTCGTCGTGGAATATTGGGATTCGATGCTGGCATCTGCAATGAAATAGATCTAGTGAATGGAATATTCTTTCGAAATTTGAACCTGTTGGGAATTTGATAATGTCTTCCCCTTGTTTGATCAGCTAAAGTAGTAGCATTCATAGCTGCCCTTGCAGTAGCACCAACGGGATCTTGACATTGGTTTTTGAAATTGCTAGTATTAAATGGTTTGACATTTGTATTGTAACAGACTGATGGATCACCCTTGTTCCTTAATGAATCCTTGACCAAATCACTTGAGCTATCACAGAGTAGTTTCTCCGAGAGATCAACAGAAGCATTCATCTCGACagaaaagttgaataaAAGCGACAGCTATATGATCTGAGGACATCGAAGCCGGCAACAAGAATACAGAGAGAAGTAAATAGATAACAacaataaagaagaaatattGCCGATTATAAACAATTTCTTGACCATAAAAATTCTACTTCAATCGATTACCTCTTATCGCCATGCCGTAGTCCACATGCAGTTGCGCTATCAGTAATGTAGGCATTTTGCTGCACAAGCAAACCTGAGAAGATTTGAcgtcttttttttgttcttttcttttctttctgcttaTCTTTTACTTTCTTAAAACTTAGATATCATCGTTGTCTTAATATTGAACCTTTAATCCCattactttcttcttaacaTTATACCTATATCAACATCTATCTCGCTCTCTTCTGAGAAATAAGTGTTCTCCTGATCCACAGATCAAACTGAGCCGCTCGCACTGCCGTCAAGCATTTCATTGGTTACCGAGCCGTACCTCGAAGCTTATCTTATCAAGCGGAAAATCTCAATGCacgaaaaagaaaatgaaattCAAATAGGAATTGAGGGTTTCTATTGACCCTAATAAGTAATTGTAGTAGATACTATAAAGCTTCTTAGTTGTATATTTGAATCGGTGGAAGCTTGTCAGCTTTGTAAAACCAATTCGAGCCCTCCACCTCCTTTTTAAGCCATTTAGATGGAAACTTAACTACCCTACCTTTAATTAGTCCGAGAAGCTTTTTTGCAGTTTCGTAATCATACACTGACATCGAACCATAATTACCAACAAGTCCTCCACCAAACATCATAGGCCCCATACCACCAGAAAGACTTCCGGCCCTTTGGAATCTGTCCAGCTCGGTCATCCGGGCTCTCCGCAtagttcttctctttaaaTCCAGCAATGACTCTTTACTTTCACTTTTATCTTCAGAGCTTTCAAAATGCACTTGTGCAGAGTCAGAAGATCCTGGCATAGAGTCAGAAGCTCCATCCTGATTCAAGTTACCTTCAAAAATGACCTCGTCATCCCCCTCATAGGTTGGATatttatcatcaacatcgCTTTCATTATACCCGCGTTCTAACTTTTGATTCTCCATAAAAGCCTGCTTAAGCTCTTGAAATCGCTTATACTCTTTCCAGATCAGAACCGAGTCATCTGGCTGAACATGAAATACCATTTCATAAAGCATAGTGTTTCTAATTGATTGCGGCATCCACATCCCTTCAAAAAAGTCAATGTCTAATGGATCCTCAAAGGAGTAAGGATCCACAAAATCAGTCACAGTCTGAGGTAAAATATTCTTATCAATCTCCttaatttcatcatcactcAAAGTCGTTGCCGGGATCGACTCCAATTTGATATCTCTAGCGGTAGCACTATTTCTCTCTGCATCCTCTGGAGATGGCGACGTCTGCTCCCGAGCGTCATATGCCTTCTTAGACTCTAATTTTTGCATGTAAAAGAGTCTCTTCAACATAACCCAACGCTCTCTATTGAGTTCATCGATGGAAAcattttcatcctcttcgttGAGGAATTCAATGACATCTTCGTAGTAAGGTAAAAGACCATCCTCACTAGCCGCTTCCGCTGCCTTTCGAAGGAAACTGTTAACTTTGGCTTTAGAATCAACGTAGAAATCAGATTGATATTTGTCCTCACCATAACCCAAAACATCACTTCTATGTTCGGGAGTAGTGACTCTTGTATCGGTGGAAAAAGGCTTTCGATCTCTGATTCCGATATTTTCCTTACTAGCACGATGGTTAAACGAATAAATGTAAGGtatatcatccaaattaTTGCTGTTGTCATTCACATCGATAACGCCAAATGACTCCTGCATCTTTTCAGAAAGTGGCCCTCCGGCTGAGGAATTCTTGGTGAGAATCGACTTAAACTTCTCAGTACCGTCATATTCTTTCAACAAATATCTGGTTCCTAACTCTATCATCGCTGAGAGTCTGTTATCGCCGTGCTGCGCACCTTTCAATGTTGAGGCTGTGAGACCAAGATCAGTACTAGCAAATGATTCAATTTCCGAAAACCGTCTCTCCACCATATCTAATAAGTCAACGTCAACCCCAAGGTGCTCTCTCATTAGTCGCATCCTCAAGGTGTGAGCAAATTTCCCGACTTTATACTTCTTGCCATCCATATAACTATTAATCATATCTTTGTCTCTAACAATAGCACAAACCTCTGAATCTCGTGTACCCCTCATGGATCTCTCATTGATATTGGCAGATCCAATAATAGCAGTACGATCGTCCACTATCATCGCTTTAGCGTGAATATACAACTGTTCTGTCACCAATAACTTCTTTCTGCCGATCATACCCCACCTTCTCAACGAATAGAATTGAATATAATCTTCCGGAATTATACCGAGCTTCCGTAATTTGGCATAAATAGAACTTTCCCCCATAGAAATGGACATATACTGACATCTTGTAATAAGTCTCACGGATGAACCGTCGTGGTTATCGACTTCACTTGCAAATCCGGGCAGTAAGGGAATCATAATGACTGCTTTCCATGTCTCTTTATCCTTATGAGCACGTATAATTCTATCAACTAGAGCATCACCTATACGATTCATAACCATGACACCATCAACCTCGCATGATGTAatgaagaattgattcTCTATGTACACAAAGTGTTCACTAGTCTCAATACATTTCATATATGCATTTTGAACACTTTGTTCGTGCTTTTGAAGGCCAAGAGACCACGAACACGACGACCTCAACAATTGTATTTCACAGGTACCTTTAAAGTGGAATCGATCCAATTCCTCTTCAGTGAAGTCGCGAGGGGGAAGTAATAATGGCGTCAAACGCGAAGGCCTCTTTTGACGTAGCAAATAATTCCAACGCTGAACGAAATGACGAGATAGATCTCTGGCCGGCTGTCCACAAGTCACCATATGAACATCATGCCATGGCATTCTTGGAGTTGTCTCCCGATCACACATATCTTGGAATGGATGATGTAAATCGAAGAAATCACCAACTCTTGGGTTCGAATAATCTTTACCTGGAAAAACTTGACACGACGCATGCCCGACCTTGGAAGGAGAAGACGCCTGTGCTTGGAAAGCGTACGGATGATCATCTATTAAGGTATGATCCGGAGTATCCCACCTACCATAGCAGATATCAATACCACCAAGGAAGCAAACCGTCTGGTCAACGATTAACAACTTCTCATGATGAGCCCAAAAGTAGACATTTTGCATCCATTGATTCGGCGATCTCATGACATGAATGTTGGGATGAAGATCTAATAACGAATGCTTGGTCCAAAGCGAATCAGTTATAACCGTGTTAATCACATTTCTATAGACAATGACAAATATCTTCACACCTTGTTCGGCTTTCCGTTTTAAGATTCTATCAATCCTCCACTCCTGGTTTCCATCTGGAGGTCTTCTCATGTATAATTCAGGAGTTAGCCACCAATCATGAATAAATATAACATCTTTGGCCATTTCCATagctgaagaagcagcCCACATGTAATCTCGGGCATCAACAAACCATTGAGCAAAGCAATCCGTTCTAATAGGAGCAAAGCTTTCAAATCTATGTGGCTTACTCCACTCAGACTGGGACATCATCTCGTAAATAGACAGACACCAATTTTTTAGCTCCTTGGCAGACTTCGACATAACACTTAACTTTCTCTCGGAGTTTTCAAGGGTCATTGAAAAATAcggattctttcttcttatagCAAAATCACTAGGCACTGTGccgtcatcttcttcatcactgGACTCTGAATCGGCCTGCATTTGTTCTTTCAGAAAATCCGAAACATTTGTACCTTTAGATAGTTCAGCAAAACCAAAAAGAGACATCTTGAAACTGgaatcaacaagaaaaacATCCAAAGGTGTCGTCGAGTTAATATCAGACACATACATGATATAACTGTGTCCAACAATGAACCATTTAGAGGTGTGTCTCACAACCATAGCTTTGAAATCTCTGTATTTCAAGTGGCCAACTTTCCAACCTTGTGCCTTTGCGGTAGTTTTGATAAACAAGTATCcctctttccttttctcgACATTTTCCTTATCGAGTAGGATGCTTATCGGTGACAATTCAAAAAACTGAAGAAGTCTCGTAGACTCGGTACGCAAAAGTAAGCACTTTATTAGCTCATCGAAATACTGCTGAAGACCCTCTCTTAAGCTATAGCCCTTCCTTGGTGCTCCACCTCTATTAAACTTAAGAAAAGCACGTTTCCAAGCATTGGAAATGTTGGATATGATAGAAGAGCCTGAATGAGTAGACGCCGCACCAtcagaagatattgaagagtcAATAGATCGTAGGGCAGTTACATACGACTCGTCAGCAGGGGTACCAacttctcttgaagaagatgacaaaTGATGGGCATGACCATTCTCAGAATTATAAGAAGTAAAGTCAGTAGATTGCCGCAATGGTGATGAAATTTCGGTAGGTGTATGCAATGGGGAATGCATTTCAGAAGTGGAAGAATAATTGCGACTATCCTTTAGCTTGGGAAACTTAGGAATCTTTATGACCCTTTTCTCTGTACCTTTGAATAGCACATTGGTTTGTAACACCTGAATCCTGAGCTTATTGTGAAAACTCATCAACTGCTTATAATCTTTAAGAAGAGTCCATCTTAGAACATCATTTCCTAAGCCGTATTCCAGATACAACTTGAaaactcttcttttggaatgCTTACTTCTAGTAACTTCAGTAATAGAAAGTgacaagaaagagagtAGAAGCGGAACTTTTCTCTGACTATGCTCATCGTTAAGAAAATATGAAGAGGTAAACAAAACCTCTGGGTATCCAGCAGTCAAAGAGGTAATAATGAAGTCCATCTTTTCCTGATTCTTGTAATCCAACTCCTGAATGGAATCCTTGAATACCATGGTGGACCTTCTCCTATTATTTCTGTTGTCATCACCTCTTGCCTTTTTAAAACCCCTGAGTAGCCTGCTTTGGAACCGATGTGATTCCTCGGAGTTGACCCCACTGTTAAAGTGATGGTGAAGGTACTTGGAGAGTTGCTGTTGTAATTGCTGAAGTTGTTGAGAACGCTGTGTACTTTCCCCACCTTTACCATTTTCGGCATTTTCATCCACTGTACTATTTCTTCCCccatcttcaacatcttctgcatcttctgcaCCCTgaatatccttcaaatgCCTAAATAGCGACAAAAAATCTTGATGCTTCGGAATATTCAAGCTTGCTCCCTTCTTTGGGGTTTCCGATGTATCATCAACACGCTCTTCTACTCTGCCTGTATCCTCAGCATTACCAAAATCCATAAATGAATCATTGGGTACTTCCTCACCTTGACTAAACGAAGGAAAATCGTGGGTATCGTCAGGTTCCATAATAGCTATGTGACTTTTGTCTACAGAGTGGCCCTGTTGGTGAGAGCTGACAGAATCAACAGAACAAACACTATTCTTATGGCCATTTCCATTACCATTGAGAGCAtgtttcatttcttctgaagCCTCTACCATTATTCAGTATACTATGAAAAGTAATAAAGTTATGATGAatcaaaacaaaaaaaagatagCCTTGTCCAACAAACGAGGTTCAGAAACGTAAATAATAATCAATCAGTTTACATTgtctttcaaaaattcGCTGAGACGGATCTAAATGGTGGATAAAGGTTTAATTTATTAACTAAATACAGTGCTTAATATATACAAGAAAATATCATGGGATTCACAGATGTTCAAATCCTCTTGTCTAAATaactcttcaactctttggaTACATCTCCTTTTATTTTGATCGTCTTGCTTTGCATTACGCATGTGAAATTCTGCTTTGGAATCTGAGGTAAGAGCTCTTGAATGTCATTTCTAAGCTGGACTATATCTCCCTGCACCCTTTTAATTTCGGTGTAAACTGCCTGACTCTTAATAGTTTTATACACGGGTAGATTTCCGTAGGAGCTTCTTTCGAGAAAATATTTGCGCTTTGAACCACCACCAACGTTAAGATCTGTCGGTAAAATCTGGTCCAAAGATGGAATGATTTTTCTGATTCTTAGAGCCGTTGATTcggccaaagaagaattaaaTCGTATTCCAATTCTTGAATAGTTCAACAACATGGTGATACTATGGACAATTAGGTTCGGAAAGGTAACAAGAGCTTAAGCATTCGAAATTCCTTCTTACTGCgctttatttttttccccatctcttttccttatGGACCGTCGCGTCTACAGTCGATGAGTCTAACCACCTGGTGAGGGAGCAAAGCGACTTTTTTCCCCATATATGGAGAGACAGGATAAGAAACCCTTTTACACATTTCATGATAAACACTTTGGCAAGGCTACTATAGAGAACTATGTGTACACCAAGAGTAAGTAATTTTTTAATTTCTATTGACACACTCTTCCTACTAACCGCTGAAGTTAATTTTATTGGTCCGTCATGGAGAATCCCAAGGCAACAGGGACAAAACAGTCAATAGGTACATACCCAACCATAAGGTTCCATTAACCGAGCATGGACATCACCAGGCTCGTGAAGCTGGAAAGGTTTTGAAAAGCATTcttaaagatgatgatactgtCTGCTTCTACACCTCACCCTATATGAGGGCCAGACAGACCACCGTTGATATTATCGATGGCATCAAGGATACGGGCATCAAGTATAAAGTTTATGAGGAGCCACGAATGAGAGAGCAAGATTTTGGAAACTTCCAGAGCACTTCAGACGAGATGCAACAAATGTGGGTAGAAAGAGCCAAATACGGACATTTCTTCTATAGAATCCCACATGGTGAAAGCGCTGCAGATGTCTATGATCGTTGTGCATCATTTAATGCTTCTCTATTTCGCCAGTTTAGTCAGGATTCATTTCCATCTgtattggtattggtaACGCACGGAATATGGGCACGTGTTTTTCTTATGAAGTGGTTCCGTTGGAAAGTCGAGTACTTTGAGGATCTTCAGAACGTTCCTCATTGCAGCTGGATAGTGATGCAGAAAAACGAGAATGACCAACGTTATACACTGAAGACCCATATGACCACATGGAGTGAACTGAAAGATCCACAGAGAATAGAGAGAATGAGAGAAGATACAtctgaagaattgaagtTCAATTCAAATGGAAGACTCAGCGATAACGAAATGAATAGGGTGGTCGATGCAACAGTAAAAGTCAAAGAGGAACAAGTAAGAAACGCATTGGAGACCAGGAAATTGTATGAACAATTTTGCGAATGTAGTAAAAATGGGTGTTCGAATCAAGAGGAGGATGGATTGACATAAATAGAGAAAGGAGCTGTCATTATCATATTATATAATATTTAAAAGTCTCGCTTAATGGAGATACATTTTCAACCAGCAACAAACCGGCGGAATCTCAGATCAGACAGATACAGCCTATAAGGATATCCCTCCTATtggggaaaaaaaaagtgattTTGAACGAGAGAAtcaaaaatggaaaggGCATCATCGGTGCTTACTGTAACGGTGGGTCATCTTAAGGTAAGGTTAACCGTGCTCCGGCTCGCGGGTGAAAGTTACCGCacaataaaataaaaaggaaagagtGCGGTAGAAAGACACCTAATTATGTTGCGGGCAGCGCGGCGCCTGGAAATGGAATTGAGAAACTCCGGCTGCC is a window encoding:
- a CDS encoding uncharacterized protein (BUSCO:EOG09342H0F~EggNog:ENOG41): MERQDKKPFYTFHDKHFGKATIENYVYTKKSQGNRDKTVNRYIPNHKVPLTEHGHHQAREAGKVLKSILKDDDTVCFYTSPYMRARQTTVDIIDGIKDTGIKYKVYEEPRMREQDFGNFQSTSDEMQQMWVERAKYGHFFYRIPHGESAADVYDRCASFNASLFRQFSQDSFPSVLVLVTHGIWARVFLMKWFRWKVEYFEDLQNVPHCSWIVMQKNENDQRYTLKTHMTTWSELKDPQRIERMREDTSEELKFNSNGRLSDNEMNRVVDATVKVKEEQVRNALETRKLYEQFCECSKNGCSNQEEDGLT